From a region of the Sinorhizobium sp. B11 genome:
- a CDS encoding D-alanine--D-alanine ligase produces MSPSPSRLRIAVLFGGRSSEHDVSVMSATNVMRALDPERYDALPVFVTRDGRWLQSRFADGELAKPSSGTELCLLPGGHGRLLAIGPDGKATETGKIDIVFPVLHGLHGEDGAVQGLCQVARVPLAGCGILGSATALDKDIAKQLLKAAGLPVARSVTLDQDSPPSLETLEAALGLPVFIKPARQGSSVGVRKVSGSQEFAPALADAFSHDRKLIAEEFIAGREIECSVLEDTKGGLFVSRPGEIAPAESHGFYSYTAKYLDENGAALKVPAELPADVEAKIRDMAARAFRALGCDGMARVDFFLMEDMRFVVNEVNTIPGFTDISMYSKAMAASGVAYAEVIDKLVEHGLARGA; encoded by the coding sequence ATGAGCCCTTCCCCATCCAGGCTGCGCATCGCCGTGCTCTTCGGCGGCCGTTCCAGCGAACACGACGTCTCCGTCATGTCGGCCACCAATGTCATGCGTGCGCTCGACCCGGAGAGATACGATGCCCTGCCCGTCTTCGTCACCAGGGATGGACGCTGGCTGCAAAGCCGCTTTGCCGATGGCGAACTCGCCAAGCCCTCTTCCGGCACCGAACTCTGCCTCCTGCCGGGCGGCCACGGCCGCCTGCTGGCGATCGGTCCCGACGGAAAGGCGACCGAAACCGGCAAGATCGACATCGTCTTCCCGGTGCTGCACGGCCTGCATGGAGAGGATGGCGCGGTTCAGGGCCTCTGCCAGGTGGCGCGCGTGCCGCTCGCCGGCTGCGGCATCCTCGGCTCGGCAACAGCACTCGACAAGGATATCGCCAAGCAGCTCCTGAAGGCGGCCGGCCTGCCGGTGGCCCGCTCCGTGACGCTCGATCAGGACAGCCCGCCTTCGCTCGAAACCCTCGAAGCCGCGCTCGGCCTGCCGGTCTTCATCAAGCCGGCCCGCCAGGGCTCCTCGGTCGGCGTGCGAAAAGTCTCCGGCAGCCAGGAATTCGCCCCTGCCCTTGCTGATGCCTTCAGCCATGACCGCAAGCTGATCGCCGAGGAATTCATCGCCGGCCGCGAGATCGAATGCAGCGTGCTGGAGGATACGAAAGGCGGCCTCTTCGTCTCACGCCCCGGCGAGATCGCGCCCGCCGAAAGCCACGGCTTCTACAGCTACACCGCCAAATATCTCGACGAGAATGGCGCTGCCCTGAAAGTGCCGGCCGAGCTTCCCGCCGATGTCGAAGCGAAGATCCGCGACATGGCCGCCCGCGCCTTCCGCGCGCTCGGCTGCGACGGCATGGCCCGCGTCGATTTCTTCCTGATGGAAGACATGCGCTTCGTCGTCAACGAGGTGAATACCATTCCGGGCTTCACCGATATCAGCATGTATTCCAAGGCGATGGCCGCAAGCGGCGTGGCCTATGCCGAGGTCATCGACAAGCTGGTGGAGCATGGGCTGGCCAGAGGGGCATAA
- a CDS encoding DJ-1/PfpI family protein: MADFNIGFVIFPGITQLDFTGPFEVLSRLSTPPSLTAPSRFPNVKTHVIAKNLEPVASDRGLSFLPGQSFETCPALDLICIPGGAGVVDALDDAETVDFIGHQGRQAQYATSVCVGAFLLGAAGLLRGRRATTHWAYTDLLPLVGATHEKARTVRDGNIITSGGVTAGIDFAFTIIAELAGGDVARAIQLGIEYDPAPPFDGGHPDKASEAAKALMLQRNGAAHGEMRAALEALALR; the protein is encoded by the coding sequence ATGGCTGATTTCAACATTGGTTTCGTGATCTTTCCCGGCATCACCCAGCTCGATTTCACCGGGCCGTTCGAGGTGCTCAGCCGGCTTTCAACACCGCCGTCGCTGACGGCTCCATCACGCTTTCCCAACGTCAAGACGCATGTCATCGCCAAGAACCTGGAGCCGGTGGCGAGCGATCGGGGTTTGAGCTTCCTTCCGGGGCAGAGTTTCGAGACCTGCCCGGCGCTCGACCTGATCTGCATTCCGGGCGGCGCCGGTGTCGTCGATGCACTCGACGATGCCGAGACGGTGGATTTCATCGGCCATCAGGGACGGCAGGCGCAATATGCGACATCCGTGTGCGTCGGGGCCTTCCTGCTTGGCGCCGCCGGCCTGCTCCGGGGACGGCGGGCGACGACGCATTGGGCCTATACGGATCTGCTGCCGCTCGTCGGTGCGACACATGAGAAGGCGCGCACCGTGCGCGATGGCAATATCATCACCTCGGGCGGGGTCACGGCCGGCATCGATTTCGCCTTCACGATCATCGCCGAACTTGCCGGCGGCGATGTCGCCCGGGCAATCCAGCTCGGTATCGAATATGATCCCGCACCACCCTTCGATGGCGGCCATCCCGACAAGGCGAGCGAGGCAGCGAAGGCGCTGATGCTGCAGCGCAATGGTGCCGCGCATGGCGAGATGCGGGCGGCGCTGGAGGCGCTGGCTTTGCGGTGA
- a CDS encoding alpha/beta hydrolase, whose product MTETKDPSSATAAVDRRQLLKMTGAGVVALGAASIFDITNARAQDMSNGAANFYTSDKVTLQKVTYKSLYQMNVAGNLFLPSDLDRAAKHPAIIVGHPMGAVKEQSANLYATRMAEQGFVAMSIDLPFWGESEGQSRNLVSPDIYAEAFSAGVDFLGSQAYVDRQRIGGIGICGSGSFIISAAKIDPRIRAVATVSMYDMGAAFRDALNKSQSVEQRKQLIATAAEQRWSEFDGGAIRYVGGTTLELTAETDPVQREFYDFYRTPRGEFTPAGATRETTTKPTLTSVVKFANFYPFNDIETISPRPMLFISGDQAHSREFSEDAYRRASEPKELVWVKGAGHVDLYDRVDLIPFDKLAGFFDLHLA is encoded by the coding sequence ATGACCGAAACCAAAGACCCCTCTTCCGCCACCGCCGCCGTTGACCGGCGCCAGCTGCTGAAAATGACCGGAGCCGGCGTCGTCGCGCTCGGGGCAGCTTCCATCTTCGACATCACCAATGCAAGGGCTCAGGACATGTCCAACGGCGCAGCCAATTTCTATACCAGCGACAAGGTCACGCTTCAGAAGGTGACCTATAAATCGCTCTACCAGATGAATGTCGCGGGCAATCTGTTCCTGCCCAGCGACCTCGACCGCGCCGCGAAGCACCCGGCAATCATTGTCGGCCATCCAATGGGCGCGGTGAAGGAGCAGAGCGCCAATCTCTATGCCACCAGGATGGCGGAACAAGGTTTCGTCGCCATGTCCATCGACCTGCCCTTCTGGGGTGAAAGCGAGGGCCAGTCGCGAAACCTCGTTTCTCCCGATATCTATGCCGAAGCCTTCAGCGCCGGCGTCGATTTCCTCGGCAGCCAGGCCTATGTCGATCGTCAGCGCATCGGCGGCATCGGTATCTGCGGCAGCGGCAGCTTCATCATCAGCGCCGCCAAGATCGACCCGCGCATCCGGGCGGTCGCAACCGTCAGCATGTACGATATGGGCGCGGCCTTCCGCGACGCCTTGAACAAGTCGCAGAGTGTGGAGCAGCGCAAGCAGCTGATCGCCACGGCGGCCGAACAGCGCTGGTCGGAATTCGATGGCGGCGCAATCCGGTATGTCGGCGGCACGACCCTGGAATTGACGGCTGAGACCGACCCGGTGCAGCGCGAATTCTATGATTTCTACCGCACCCCGCGCGGCGAATTCACCCCCGCCGGCGCGACAAGGGAAACGACCACCAAGCCGACGCTGACCAGCGTCGTCAAATTCGCGAACTTCTACCCGTTCAACGATATCGAGACGATCTCCCCGCGCCCGATGCTCTTCATCTCCGGCGACCAGGCGCATTCGAGGGAATTCAGTGAAGACGCCTACAGGCGCGCCTCCGAGCCGAAGGAGCTCGTTTGGGTCAAGGGTGCCGGCCATGTCGACCTCTATGACCGCGTGGACCTGATCCCGTTCGACAAGCTGGCCGGCTTCTTCGACTTGCACCTCGCCTGA
- a CDS encoding PLP-dependent aminotransferase family protein has product MTAVRRREGPSAAFRPDIDPSSSAPLPRQLYLALRNAVAEGRLSGGQRLPSTRLAATEWAVSRGVIAEAYEILIAEGFAVARHGSGTYIASSIPEGAARIDPPGAGSSQPIRRGVSAAATAILTRGPSLEPQKALPFVTGRIAHDERTARLLNRIATRHMNYAFEGYGDIQGEYSLRAAISAHLAVSRGVRCSPEQIFITAGTQQALDLAFRVLMTPGDRAVVEDPCYPPARQCLALNGIEVTGLPVDGDGIDIARLLDGTIAPPAAFYVTPSNQYPVGSVLSLSRRLGLLSYAEENDCWIIEDDYDSEFRYQGHPIASLHGLDKASRVLYTGTFSKALLPSLRIGYLVVPADLVPAFRAVRPAVDRCPPSFQQRVIADFLEEGYFPAHLRRLRERLRASRDMLAGFLRERLADHATVLLPDQGINLTVRSTGSWDDDTAVSAAVLKKGVVVMPLSRMNVVSKDRSRLLLGFSGLSEAEADMGTRVLAEVFEDGTFLAGG; this is encoded by the coding sequence ATGACTGCTGTGAGAAGACGTGAGGGGCCATCGGCAGCATTCCGGCCTGACATCGATCCCTCGTCATCGGCGCCCTTGCCGCGCCAGCTCTACCTTGCGTTACGGAATGCCGTTGCGGAAGGGCGGCTTTCGGGCGGGCAGCGGCTGCCATCGACGCGGCTTGCCGCTACGGAATGGGCGGTCTCGCGCGGCGTGATCGCGGAAGCCTACGAGATCCTGATTGCCGAGGGTTTTGCGGTCGCCCGCCACGGCTCCGGCACCTATATCGCCTCGTCCATTCCCGAGGGGGCGGCGCGCATCGATCCGCCGGGCGCAGGCAGCAGCCAGCCGATCCGCCGCGGCGTGTCGGCCGCCGCCACGGCAATCCTCACGCGCGGGCCGAGCCTGGAGCCGCAGAAGGCGCTGCCCTTCGTCACCGGCCGCATCGCCCATGACGAGCGCACGGCGCGGCTTTTGAACCGCATCGCGACACGGCATATGAACTATGCCTTCGAAGGCTATGGCGATATCCAGGGCGAATATTCGCTGCGGGCGGCGATCAGCGCCCATCTCGCCGTCTCGCGCGGGGTGCGCTGCAGCCCGGAGCAGATCTTCATCACGGCGGGTACGCAGCAGGCGCTCGACCTTGCCTTTCGCGTGCTGATGACGCCGGGTGACCGGGCCGTCGTCGAAGATCCCTGTTATCCGCCGGCCCGGCAATGCCTGGCTCTGAACGGAATCGAAGTCACCGGTCTGCCGGTCGACGGTGACGGGATCGATATTGCCCGGCTGCTCGACGGCACGATCGCGCCTCCCGCCGCCTTCTACGTCACGCCTTCCAACCAGTATCCGGTCGGTTCGGTGCTGTCGCTCTCGCGCCGGCTCGGGCTGCTTTCCTATGCCGAGGAGAACGACTGCTGGATCATCGAGGACGATTACGACAGCGAATTCCGCTATCAGGGCCACCCGATCGCCTCGCTGCACGGGCTCGATAAGGCGAGCCGCGTTCTCTATACCGGCACTTTCAGCAAGGCGCTGCTGCCGAGCCTGCGCATCGGCTATCTCGTCGTCCCCGCCGACCTCGTGCCCGCCTTCCGCGCCGTGCGCCCCGCCGTCGACCGCTGCCCGCCAAGCTTCCAGCAGCGGGTGATCGCCGATTTCCTGGAGGAGGGCTATTTCCCGGCGCATCTGCGGCGGCTCAGGGAGCGGCTGCGGGCCTCGCGCGACATGCTGGCCGGGTTTCTGAGGGAGCGGTTGGCGGACCATGCGACGGTGCTGCTGCCGGATCAGGGGATCAATCTGACGGTGCGGAGCACGGGCAGTTGGGATGATGACACCGCCGTCTCTGCTGCAGTGCTGAAGAAGGGCGTGGTGGTGATGCCGCTGTCGCGCATGAATGTGGTTTCGAAGGATCGGTCGCGGCTGCTGCTCGGATTCTCCGGGCTTTCGGAGGCGGAGGCGGATATGGGGACGCGGGTGCTTGCCGAGGTTTTCGAGGATGGGACGTTTTTGGCGGGAGGGTGA
- a CDS encoding MFS transporter — protein sequence MDQKPLTQPDARTYPLPAPAAWGAVLAMALCVAVLIASEFMPVSLLSPIASDLGVSEGRTGQAISISGIFAVLTSLFVSNVTRNIDRRLVLTSFSLMLVISGTIVTFAPDYLVLMAGRAMLGVAIGGFWSMSTAIVMRLVPTNSVPRGLAMLNAGNAIAATVAAPLGSMLGSYIGWRGAFFAVVPLALISLVWQWVSLPSLPPGMRAKGSTNAFRLLLRPQVAIGMTSILFLFAGQFALFTYLRPFLETVTSVSISTLSLLLLLMGLAGVAGTYWISRLLQTRLFSILGAIPLIMAGIAVGLILFGSSPTATALLLVGWGLFGTAAPVGWGTWLSRTMADDAEAGGGLQVAVIQLAITAGASLGGLLFDNTGWWTTFLFAAILLAGSSLLALAAWHSTLRAAR from the coding sequence ATGGATCAGAAACCTCTCACTCAACCCGATGCCCGCACCTACCCTCTCCCGGCTCCCGCCGCGTGGGGCGCGGTGCTGGCGATGGCTCTCTGCGTGGCCGTGCTCATCGCATCGGAGTTCATGCCGGTCAGCCTTCTGTCGCCAATCGCAAGCGATCTCGGCGTCTCGGAAGGGCGTACGGGCCAGGCGATCTCGATCTCCGGCATCTTTGCGGTCCTGACCAGCCTTTTCGTCTCGAACGTGACCCGCAACATCGACCGCCGTCTCGTCCTGACATCCTTCTCGCTGATGCTCGTCATCTCCGGCACCATCGTCACCTTCGCGCCCGATTACCTCGTGCTCATGGCTGGGCGCGCCATGCTGGGTGTCGCCATCGGCGGTTTCTGGTCGATGTCTACAGCCATTGTCATGCGCCTCGTCCCGACGAATTCGGTCCCCAGGGGCCTGGCGATGCTGAACGCCGGGAACGCCATTGCCGCGACCGTCGCCGCTCCGCTCGGAAGCATGCTGGGAAGCTACATCGGCTGGCGCGGGGCCTTTTTCGCGGTCGTCCCCTTGGCGCTGATTTCCCTGGTGTGGCAGTGGGTCAGCCTTCCTTCGCTGCCGCCAGGCATGCGCGCAAAGGGATCGACGAACGCATTTCGGCTCCTGCTCCGTCCGCAGGTCGCGATCGGCATGACGTCCATTCTGTTCCTGTTTGCGGGGCAGTTCGCGCTGTTCACCTACCTTCGTCCTTTCCTGGAAACGGTGACATCAGTCTCGATTTCCACATTGTCCCTTCTGCTTCTGCTGATGGGGCTTGCCGGGGTCGCGGGAACCTATTGGATCAGCCGTCTTCTCCAGACCCGGCTGTTCAGCATCCTCGGCGCCATCCCGCTGATCATGGCCGGGATTGCGGTAGGCTTGATCCTCTTCGGCTCCTCGCCGACAGCCACCGCCCTCCTTCTCGTCGGCTGGGGCCTGTTCGGGACAGCAGCACCCGTCGGATGGGGCACCTGGCTATCCCGGACGATGGCCGACGATGCCGAGGCGGGTGGCGGTCTGCAGGTTGCGGTCATCCAGCTCGCAATCACTGCCGGGGCATCGCTGGGAGGCCTGCTTTTCGACAATACCGGCTGGTGGACGACGTTCCTGTTCGCCGCCATCCTGCTGGCGGGCTCGTCCTTGCTCGCCCTGGCTGCATGGCATTCGACGCTGAGGGCCGCTCGATGA
- a CDS encoding C39 family peptidase — protein MDHRELDVPYFSQWETPDMTLPVLAEGAVALHRDANWKNSGAETIEEYARWAVNVCGMACLKMILAARGEAHPILSLARACTRYGGYVVNEADASIKGLIYAPFVTFVRERFGLVAEVRTELPTQTIPEILATHRFFIASVSSSIRWPEREPPGKGGHLVLVTAANEDSVRFHNPSGHERATQADVTLPLATFDRFFANRGIAVSF, from the coding sequence ATGGATCATCGAGAACTCGACGTGCCCTATTTCAGCCAGTGGGAAACGCCCGACATGACACTGCCGGTGCTGGCCGAAGGTGCCGTTGCGCTGCACCGCGATGCCAACTGGAAAAACTCGGGCGCAGAAACGATCGAGGAATATGCGCGCTGGGCGGTCAACGTCTGCGGCATGGCCTGCCTGAAGATGATCCTGGCTGCCCGCGGCGAGGCGCATCCGATCCTCTCGCTGGCGAGGGCCTGCACCCGCTATGGCGGCTATGTCGTCAACGAGGCCGATGCCTCGATCAAGGGGCTGATCTATGCGCCATTCGTCACCTTCGTGCGCGAGCGCTTCGGGCTTGTCGCCGAGGTGCGCACCGAGCTCCCGACGCAAACCATCCCCGAAATCCTCGCGACCCATCGCTTCTTCATCGCCTCGGTCAGCAGCTCCATCCGCTGGCCGGAGCGCGAGCCGCCAGGCAAGGGCGGCCACCTGGTGCTGGTAACGGCCGCCAATGAAGACAGCGTGCGCTTCCACAACCCTTCCGGCCATGAGCGCGCCACGCAGGCCGATGTCACCCTGCCGCTCGCAACCTTCGACCGCTTCTTCGCCAACCGAGGCATCGCGGTCAGCTTCTAG
- a CDS encoding MFS transporter, whose translation MIGRRHFIGAALATACLPSLSSAQSPRQEPSAMKFRITFDGHAMTATLDDIPPARELAGMLPLDLTIGDYSTNEKIAYLPRKLTQLRDEPFGNERPGDIAYYAPWGNLVFYYASYRFSKGLIRLGRFDDDIKPLLTRGDYPLRIDPA comes from the coding sequence ATGATCGGTCGCCGCCATTTCATCGGCGCGGCGCTGGCCACCGCCTGCCTGCCGTCATTGTCCTCGGCGCAATCACCAAGACAGGAGCCATCCGCGATGAAGTTCAGGATTACCTTCGACGGGCACGCCATGACGGCAACGCTCGACGACATTCCCCCGGCGCGGGAACTCGCCGGAATGCTGCCTCTCGACCTCACGATCGGCGACTATTCGACCAACGAGAAAATCGCCTACCTGCCGCGCAAGCTGACGCAACTGCGTGACGAACCCTTCGGCAACGAACGCCCCGGTGACATCGCCTACTACGCGCCCTGGGGCAACCTCGTCTTCTACTATGCCAGCTATCGCTTTTCGAAAGGCCTGATCCGCCTCGGCCGCTTCGATGACGATATCAAGCCGCTCCTCACACGCGGCGATTACCCGCTCCGCATCGATCCCGCCTGA
- a CDS encoding DUF1254 domain-containing protein yields MLRLVFALTIGLLSAGAAAAQDHSAAQEVEERLARSRATEAVIWGMPAVNTLLMYDQMIAAGGKAGEIIYWGRPLDWHNQTLTPNPDTLYFMGFYDLGKSGPVVVEIPPAGDDGSLNANFVTLWQTSLEDAGLLGIDKGVGVKFVITPPGFEGKLPRGLQRLAADTNTGYFLMRSNLRSHGEADVEKSIAYGKRVRFYPLSEAKAPPQTVYRDIKDADFDSTIKYDPSFFTLLDRVVQSEPWLPRDRAMIDQLRSIGIERGKPYAPDAAARKAQEEGIADARAWLEARYDAGFPAFFEGTHWTIPALPDAVQGQSTTYAEPDKYAVDARGIGYSYAYIAIKRLGVGQFYLINIKDKTGKSYDGARAYKLHVPADVPVKQYWSVTVYDRETHALLKGADRASRASNAAEIKKNADGSVDIYFGPNAPEGMETNWVPTIPGRQFELMFRLYGPTQRLFDKAWTLADVEPM; encoded by the coding sequence ATGTTGCGCCTGGTGTTTGCATTGACGATCGGCCTGCTGTCGGCGGGTGCGGCTGCCGCGCAGGACCATTCCGCGGCGCAGGAAGTGGAAGAGCGCCTGGCGCGCAGCCGGGCGACGGAAGCGGTGATCTGGGGCATGCCGGCGGTCAATACCCTGCTCATGTACGACCAGATGATCGCGGCCGGCGGCAAGGCCGGCGAGATCATCTACTGGGGCCGGCCGCTCGACTGGCACAATCAGACGCTGACGCCCAATCCCGATACGCTCTATTTCATGGGCTTCTACGATCTCGGCAAGAGCGGCCCTGTTGTGGTGGAGATTCCGCCGGCCGGCGACGACGGCTCGCTCAACGCCAATTTCGTGACCCTGTGGCAGACCTCGCTCGAAGATGCTGGCCTGCTCGGCATCGACAAGGGCGTCGGCGTCAAGTTCGTGATTACGCCGCCAGGCTTCGAAGGCAAGCTGCCCAGGGGCCTCCAGCGGCTCGCCGCCGACACCAATACCGGCTATTTCCTGATGCGCTCCAACCTCAGGAGCCATGGCGAGGCAGATGTCGAGAAATCGATCGCCTATGGCAAGCGCGTCAGGTTCTACCCCCTGTCCGAGGCAAAGGCGCCGCCGCAGACGGTCTACCGCGACATCAAGGACGCCGACTTCGATTCCACCATCAAATACGACCCGAGCTTCTTCACGCTGCTTGACCGTGTCGTCCAGAGCGAGCCCTGGCTGCCGCGCGACCGGGCGATGATCGACCAGCTGCGCTCGATCGGCATCGAAAGGGGCAAGCCTTACGCGCCCGATGCCGCAGCAAGGAAAGCCCAGGAGGAAGGCATCGCCGATGCCAGGGCCTGGCTCGAGGCGCGTTATGATGCGGGCTTTCCGGCCTTTTTCGAAGGCACGCACTGGACCATACCGGCCCTGCCGGATGCTGTTCAAGGCCAGTCCACCACTTATGCCGAACCGGACAAATATGCCGTGGATGCACGCGGCATCGGCTATAGCTACGCCTATATCGCGATCAAGCGGCTTGGCGTCGGCCAGTTCTACCTGATCAACATCAAGGACAAGACCGGCAAGAGCTATGACGGCGCCCGCGCCTACAAGCTGCATGTGCCGGCCGATGTACCGGTAAAGCAATATTGGTCCGTCACCGTCTACGACCGTGAGACGCACGCGCTTCTGAAGGGTGCCGATCGCGCCAGCCGCGCCTCCAATGCCGCCGAGATCAAGAAGAATGCCGACGGATCGGTGGACATCTATTTCGGGCCGAATGCGCCCGAAGGCATGGAAACGAACTGGGTGCCGACCATTCCCGGCCGCCAGTTCGAGCTGATGTTCCGCCTCTACGGGCCAACGCAGCGCCTGTTCGACAAGGCCTGGACGCTGGCGGATGTCGAACCGATGTGA
- a CDS encoding DUF1214 domain-containing protein, translated as MAAKKTTLTAASVALLLMSGAASGADPIKVTPDNFVRAESDMYMAASSGEAGLGKLFHRREPFDVKHQTVVRGNRDTLYSSGVFDLDAGPVTISMPDAGKRFMSLMVVNEDHYVTDVFHGAGSHTFTRDGVGTRYVLIAVRTLIDPTKSGDADEVHRLQDAIKLDQPGGPGTLDMPAWDKTSQDTVRNALLALNTTMESFNKAFGRKSEVDPVHHLIATAAAWGGNPDSEATYLSVTPERNDGKTLYRLHVPGDVPVDGFWSISRYDAAGYFVENPFNAYSVNNITAAKGADGSVDIQFGGCDGKLANCLPIEAGWNYTVRLYRPHQTILDGSWKFPAPQPVD; from the coding sequence ATGGCCGCGAAGAAGACAACTCTCACTGCCGCGTCGGTGGCTCTGCTCCTCATGTCGGGCGCAGCATCCGGCGCCGATCCCATCAAGGTCACGCCGGATAATTTCGTGCGCGCCGAGAGCGACATGTACATGGCGGCATCGTCAGGGGAAGCCGGTCTCGGAAAGCTCTTCCACCGCCGCGAACCCTTCGATGTGAAACACCAGACGGTCGTTCGCGGCAATCGCGACACGCTCTATTCCAGCGGTGTCTTCGATCTCGATGCCGGACCAGTGACGATATCAATGCCGGATGCGGGAAAGCGCTTCATGTCGCTGATGGTTGTCAATGAAGACCACTATGTCACCGATGTCTTTCACGGGGCCGGCAGCCACACATTCACAAGGGATGGCGTGGGCACGCGTTACGTCCTGATTGCCGTACGCACCCTGATCGACCCGACCAAATCAGGCGACGCCGACGAGGTGCACAGGCTGCAGGATGCCATCAAGCTCGATCAACCAGGCGGGCCTGGTACGCTGGACATGCCCGCATGGGACAAGACGAGCCAGGATACGGTGCGCAATGCGCTGCTGGCGCTCAATACGACAATGGAAAGTTTCAACAAGGCCTTCGGCAGGAAGAGCGAGGTCGATCCGGTTCATCACCTGATCGCAACGGCCGCCGCCTGGGGCGGCAATCCCGACAGCGAAGCGACCTATCTGAGCGTCACGCCCGAGAGGAACGATGGCAAGACCCTCTACAGGCTGCATGTTCCCGGTGACGTGCCGGTGGACGGTTTCTGGTCGATCAGCCGCTACGACGCGGCAGGCTATTTCGTCGAGAACCCGTTCAACGCCTATTCGGTCAACAATATCACCGCCGCCAAGGGCGCGGACGGCTCCGTCGACATCCAGTTCGGGGGCTGCGACGGCAAGCTTGCGAACTGCCTGCCGATCGAGGCCGGCTGGAACTACACGGTCCGCCTTTACCGGCCACATCAGACCATACTGGACGGAAGCTGGAAATTCCCGGCTCCGCAGCCGGTGGATTGA
- a CDS encoding NUDIX domain-containing protein — MSSPRTKINVKALGLHWRNGCLLAAEVYDNKGRVAGVRPLGGSVEFGEDSEAALRREFREELGIEVEVFSGPLVMENIYVFEGESGHEIMFIFKIGFVSDDYQGQDVINFQESDGTFGVARWYDPKTLDLDGSPGLYPKGLKALLASDMLAE; from the coding sequence ATGAGTTCCCCCCGTACGAAAATCAATGTGAAAGCTCTTGGTCTCCATTGGCGCAACGGCTGTCTTCTGGCGGCCGAGGTCTATGACAATAAGGGGCGGGTAGCCGGCGTGCGTCCGCTCGGCGGCAGTGTTGAATTCGGCGAGGACTCGGAAGCGGCCTTGAGGCGCGAATTCAGGGAAGAGCTCGGTATCGAGGTCGAGGTTTTCTCAGGGCCGCTTGTCATGGAAAACATATATGTCTTCGAAGGCGAGAGCGGCCACGAGATCATGTTCATCTTCAAGATCGGCTTTGTCTCCGATGACTATCAGGGTCAGGATGTGATCAACTTCCAGGAAAGCGATGGAACGTTCGGGGTCGCTCGATGGTATGACCCGAAAACGCTCGATCTCGACGGCTCGCCAGGCCTCTATCCAAAAGGCCTGAAAGCGCTACTGGCGTCCGATATGCTGGCCGAATGA